ACACCAAAGGCCATGGAGAGCCATTTCATGACAATATTGCACAGTttctaatttttttgttattattgttgttttccaACAAACTAATAGAAAacctaaataaacataaaaaaggttTATGTCCCATTAGGCttggaatatacaaaccccgtttccatatgagttgggaaatggtgttagatgtaaatataaacggaatacaatgatttgcaaatccttttcaacccatattcagttgaatttgctacaaagacaacatatttgatgttcaaactcataaacttttttttgtgtgcaaataatcattaactttagaatttgatgccagtaacacgtgacaaagaagttgggaaaggtggcaataaatactgataaagttgacgaatgctcatcaaacacttatatgaaacaacccacaggtgtgcaggctaattgggaacaggtgggtgccaggattgggtataaaagcagcttccatgaaatgctaagtaattcacaaacaaaaatggggtgagggtcaccactttgtaagcaaattgtcgaacagttttagaacaacatttctcaacgagctattgcaaggaatttagggattttaccatctatggtccgtaaaatcatcaaaaagttcagagaatctggagaaatcactgcacgtaagcgatgatgttacggacttttgctccctcaggcggtactgccaaaaaccgacatcggtgtgtaaaggatatcaccacataaaaccactgtcagtaactacagttggtcgctacatctgtaagtgcaagttaaaactctactatgcaaagcgaaactaATAGAAAACCTGCATTGAAATCAGAAgtcaacgtgacaacttcatttCAGCTAGTGTAGAATTTTCATAAGAAAGAGTTTGAATGACACAAAAAGCCAGAAATACAGCAAGAACTGGATTGAGAAGACACTatttggtttacctgacacatgaaacgtgacaaatttcaGGAGCGCACTATATACTTTAGCTGccgttccaactttgaccacagcgtcattGGCTATGCAGAGTGGAGCTTTCGCTCATTTTCCACGGACGGGATTGCAAAATGTGTGaacccctcctcttcctctcatgCGAGACCCACCCAGGATTGGGGCCCTATTAATCCCTTTCCTATTGTAGCTTGTTGCATCAAACAATATTGAGTTAAGAGCTGCATTTGCATGCCTTCATGCTTCTTTATGTCAAAAATGTTGATACATTAATCAAAAAGTTGATGCACAGTCTTTCCAGGCAATTGCAAGCCACTCAtaataaggggggggggggccagATGTTGAGTTTGACACGTGCTCAATCGGGCAACATGGGGAAATATCTTACAACATCAAATACCGTCTTCTTTACCTCCTCTTCATTCATTAAAGCATCTGGTTGGGCCAACCTCATCAGACAGTCGTAGACGGGAAGGACCAGAGCCACCATGGGCATGTTGTTCACCTGAGCATCAAAACATGagagcaatattttggtacttgtatACTGCACTAAAGTTGGTAGTACAGTGCTAAATATTCCTTACTTTGAGGTAGTCATAGATGTTACAGATGAAGGTCACAAAACAGATCCACTCTTGCAGGGACCGAGCTCTGGTCTCCTCACGCTCCTTGAACTCCTGCTGGAGGCGGTTCAGCAGGCTTCTCCGGAACACGTTTCCGTTATTTTGTTTGGCCTCCGCCTGTAACCGGAGAGTCAAGTCAGTACTGGCAGACGTTAATAATTACCACCAACAATTACCATGACAATGCATTTCCATTAATAAAAACCACACCCCAAATCAAGTAATTCATGCAGTATATGGATGCATCAAAACCTAAACATTGTTTAATAAAAATGACACAGAGTAAATGTTATTTTGCTCTAAATTATGCTTCTAAGTTGTGTACTGTACATAAATACAACGTATTTGTATATTACACTGTATATGTAcgaaaccccaaaccagtgaagttggcacgttgtgtaaatgtcaaataaaaacagaatacaatgatttgcaaatccttttcaacctatattcaattaaatatatttaagatatttaatgttccaaatgAGAAACCTTTATTTTTTGCatgtattagctcatttggagtttgatgcctgcaagatgtttcaaaaaagctggcacgagtggcaaaaaagatggagaaagttgaggaatgctcgtcaaacacttatttggaacatcccacaggtgtgcaggctaattgggaacaggtgggtgccatgattgggtataaaagcagcttccatgaaatgctcactcattcacgaacaaggatggggcaaaggtcaccactttgtcgacaaataCATGggtaaattgtccaacagtttaagaacaacatttctcaacaagctattgcaaggaatttagggatttctccatctacgctctgtaatatcatcaaaaggttcagagaatctggagaaatcactgcacgtaagcaacgatattacggacctgccATACCTCGGGCGGTACGGCATAAAAAAAAACgacagtgtgtgaaggatatcaccacataggctcaggaagacttcagaaaaccactgtcagtaactacagttcatcactacatctgtaagtgaaagttaaaaactctgctatgcaaagcgaaagccattgatcaacaacacccgaaacgccaccggctttgctgggcccgagctcatccgaaatggactgatgcgaagtggaaaagtgttctgtggtctgacaagtccatatttcaaattgttttcggaaactggatgtggtgtcctccggaacaaagaggaaaagccagcatctgtgatggtatgggggtgtattagtgcccaaggcatgggtaacttacacatctgtgaaggcaccattaatgctgaaaggtatatacaggttttggagcaatatgtTGCCATCAaaacaacattatcatggacgcccctgctcatttcagcaagacaatgccaaggcacgtgttacaacagcgtggcttcataggtaaagagtgcaggtactaagacttgcctgcctgtagtccagacctgtctcccattgagaatgtgtggtGCTTTattaagcctaaaataccacaaaggagaccctggactgttgaacaacttaagctgtacatcaagcaagaatgggaaagaattccacctgaacagcttcaaaaattggtgttttcagttcccaaacgtttactgagtgttgttaaaaggaaaggccgtgtaacacagtggtaaaaatgccccagtgacaacttttttgtgacaagttaatgattattggcaaaaaaaaagaaaaaattctcagttggaacattacatatcttgtctttgcagtctattcaattgaatataagtggaaaattatttgcaattaattgtattcagttttttatttaccatttacacaacgtgacaacttcactggttttgggttttgtacatacagtacatatcccTAAACCACTATTTGAGCAAGTGTGGTAGATGCACATACGTAACAAATGCCAGCTAATGTGGCCGTGCAATAGTCAGTTGTTTAAATCGCACAGGCAGTGAGTCTTTTAGCTCGTTGGCTAGCACAGCTCAAGTGAATTAAAACGGTTGCAATTTGTGGTTGCAGCTTCGCATCGGACGTATGCCGTGCCATAGCGGAAAGTAATATCTTCAAACATGATAGAGACCTGGACAATGGTGTAGCAGATGCGTCCGGCCTCTCGACTGAAAACCTGGTCCTTCAAAGACTGATCCACAATGATGCTGGACACCTTCTCCAGATTCACCGAGCCCGGATCTGGAAGATAAACACGTGCCGAAGTGTGGTTTATGTCCCGTTAGGCTTGgaatacacaaaccccgtttccatttgtggtggaaaattgtgttagatgtaaatataaacggaatacaatgatttgcaaatccttttcaacccatattcagttgaatatgctacaaagacaacatatttgatgttcaaactcataaacttttttttttgtgcaaataatcattaactttagaatttgatgccagcaacacgtgacaaagaagttgggaaaggtggcaataaatattgataaagttgaggaatgctcatcaaacacttatatggaaaatcccacaggtgtgcaggctaattgggaacaggtgggtgccatgattggatataaaaacagcttccatgaaatgctaagtaattcacaaacaaggatggggtgagggtcaccactttgtaagcagattgtcgaacagttttagaacaacatttctcaacgagctattgcaaggaatttagggattttaccatctatggtccgtaaaatcatcaaaaagttcagaaaatctggagaaatccctgcacttaagtgatgatgttacggacttttgctccctcaggcggtactgcaccaaaaaccgacatcagtgtgtaaaggatatcaccacatcggatcaggaacacttcataaaaccactgtcagtaactacggttggtcgctacatctgtaagtgcaagttaaaactctactatgcagagcaaaacccatttatcaacaacacccagaaacgccgccggctttgctgggcccgagctcatgtgttctatggtctgacgagtccacatttcaaattatatttggaaactgtggatgcggtgtcctccggaaaaaagaggaaaataaccatcctgattgttataggcgcaaagttgaaaagccagcatctgtgatggtatgggggtgtattagtgcccaaggcatgggtaatttacacatctgtgaaggcaccattaatgctgaaaggtacatgcaggttttggagcaacatatgttgtcatccaaacaacgttatcatggacacccctgcttatttcagcaagacaatgccaagccacgtgttacaacagcgtggcttcgttgtaaaagagtgccggtattttcctggcccgcctgcagtccagacatgtctcccatcgaaaatgtggtactgcatcaaaaaccgacatcagtgtgttaaggatatcaccaatttggatcaggaacacttcataaaaccactgtcagtaactacagttggtcgctacatctgtaagtgaaagttaaaactctactatgcaaagccaaagccatttatcaacaatatcctgaaacgccgacggctttgctgggcccgagttcacctaagatggactgatgcaaagtggaaaggtgttctgtggtctgacgagtccacatttcaaattataattggaaacaaaggacgtggtgtcctccaggacaaagaggaaaataaccattcggattgtcataggcgcaaagttgaaaagccagcatctgtgatggtatgggggtatattagtgcccaaggcatgggtaacttacacatctgtgaaggcaccattaatgctgaaaggtccatacaggttttggagcaacatatgttgtcatccaagcaacgttatcatggacgcccctgcttatttcagcaagacaaatgttacaacagcatggcttcgtaaaaaaaagagtgcgagtactttcctggcccgcctgcagtccagacctgtcttccatcgaaaatgtgtggcgcgttatgaagcgtaaaatacgacagcggagaccccggactgttgaacgactgaagctctacataaaacaagaatgggaaaaaaattccacttttaaagcttcaacaactattttcctcagttcccaaatgtttattgagtgttgttaaaagaaaaggtgatgtaacacagtggccctttcccaactactttggcagatgttgcagccatgaaattctaagttaattattatttgcaaaaaaaaaaaagtttatgagtttgaacatcaaatatcttgtctttgtagtgcattcaactgaatatgggttgaaaaggatttgcaaatcattgtattccgtttatatttacatctaacacaattccccaactcatatggaaacggggtttgtacaacagtCTCACCTTTCAAGGCTGTTTTGAGCAACATCTGCGTTTGCATGTCAAAGGACTGGATCTTGTAGTCCTCTGAGGGGTTCTCCATAGCCACAGGAATCACCAAAAATACTCTGGAGGTCTGCCACGCTACAATCAACATAATATTAGGTTGTACACTTGTAAACTCCTGTTAAAACAACAGAGCCACAGTGTTTTCAAAGTCAACAATAGCTGTCAATCTTGTGTGGTCATCAACTTGTCTGCTCCACACAGAAGGGATTACATGGGCGAACAGGTCTCACACAAATGTcgcatccatccatattctaccgcttattcccttaggggtcgctgatgcctatctcagctacaatcgaacggaaggcgttgtacaccctggacaagtagccacctcatcacagggccaacacagatagacagacaacattcacactcacattaacaaaTTAACACAACCCCAAAAAACTAAGTTGGCAAATTAAAAAGCTTAGTAACTAAAACTGGTGGCACTCACTTGAAATTAAATCCAATGTTGATCCAAATTGGTGACGCTAGCGAGTGTAGCTGCTTTACCTCGGATCAACTTGTAGTTCGGATTTAGGCACGCGGACGGAACGCCTGTCTAAAAAAACAATCGATTATTGGGGGAAAACATGAACGCTACCTAAAAAGAAATAATCCTTAGGTTTGGATGAGTTTCACGCGAATAGTCCTTATTTTGCCACAATAATTTGCATCAACACTCCACTCAGGCAGGTAGTGGACCTTCAAAGACTCGTTATTACAGCAAGATATTTCCCTGCCTATGGCTGGGTGCATTCTCAGTCGCCATCTTGTGGCGGGAGAGAGCATTTCTTATGTTTTCTTTCTTGAAATGATTTCTTATTTAAATCAACTGATTATTTACGTCCAGTCAAGATAAGTCAAATAAAATACGTTCGACAGCATTCTAGACGTAAACCACTATACAATACTTGATGTAAGGACCCACTTCATCCATTCAAAGAGTCATTATTACGACAAGAGAATGCCCTGCCTAAGGATATTTGGAATCTCGGTCACCATCTTGTGGCTGGAGGGagcatttgtttgtgttttctgtcATGATATTGTAACCAAGGGTTTAGATATGTCGCCTTTACTGTATAAAACTACCaaataacaaacacggaggctccagttttacacgaggaccactttatttcgtTTGTTTTCAAAACTCCGCTCCACCACagcgtgtcaccacttccgctcttagcgccttcaaaataaaagctcaaggcatatacagtataacagcttataacaggaacttaacatcacaaagaggcaagtccataaaaTTAGGTTACAACATGATTTCTTATTTCATTCAACCGATGAAATTCTAATCCACTCCAATAAAATATTTTCGACGGTATTCTAGATGTTTATCCACTCTACTGCTCGcttgtgttaccatatctgagttattgtgcagaaatatggggaaataactacaaaagtacacttcattcatttactttgttacaaaaaaaatatcagttagaataatacataatattggatatacagaacattcaaaccctttattcattgaatcaaaaatactgaatttgcaaacagctaaaatgatacacaaagcaaactacaatctgctacccaagaatatacaacaattcttctcaacaaaagaagagaagtatattcttagagaaaaatgaaatttaaaaaacatttgtacgcatgtacaacacttaagaccttcagtatatggaattaaattatggaatggattaaacaaaGACATCAAACAATGAACTAATatgatccatatatatatatatatatatgcgattaggtggcgacttgtccagggtgtaacccgccttccgcccgattgtagctgagataggcgccagcgccccccgcaaccccaaaagggaataagcggtagaaaatggatgggatatatatatatatatatatatatatatatatatatatatatatatatatgtatatatgtatatatatatgtatacatagatcgatagatagtactttattgattccttcaggagagttcccttaggaaaattaaaatttcagcagcagtgtacagaattgagattgaatttaaacactaaaaagtaaataattggggtataaatggaaacaaaatcgaaaattattacaataataataaaaagcaacgatgagaataaaaatataacagtaaaataagaatataactagAGAAACTAAGCAGtattgaccatgttatgaaaaataaatgaaaaagaaGAACCACAagaaacattctgaatttatttcatccatccattacaTTTTTAGATAATAATACACATCTCACTATATGAAATATAACTGACTTCAGCAATTATTAGTTTATCTGGATTGTCATTACttgtggagtatattgtgaatacaatAAAAGTACAATacaaagttttagcaactgttatgtaaaagaaaacggCTTGGATTTAGCAActgttttagcaactgttatgcaaAAAAGAAatagggtaggattaaataagctctgcttcttcctactccttttcaaacacgctgaaaagaaaaactggaaattgtaatgttccatgttgtatgcttgcgtgttccaaataaactcaaactcaaatacattgagaacaggaagaaaacaaaagttttagcGACTGCTACGTAAACGAAAAGGGGTtatattaaataagctctgcttcttcctactctttttcgaacATGTTAAATGGAGAAACTGGAATTTGTGACGTATCatattgtatgcttgcatgttccaaatacactcaaactccattcatccatctatttcctaccgcttgtcccttttggggtcgctggagtctatctcagctgcattcgggcggaaggcggggtacaccctggaccagtggttctcaaatgggggtacttgaaggtatgcaaagaggtatgtgagatttttaaaaaaatattctaaaaatagccataattgaaaaatcttttataaatatatttattgaatatcaacaaaatatgcacataagttcataaaatgtgaaaaaaaaaatataacaatgcaatattcagtgttgacagctagatttttttgtggacatgttccataaatattgatgttaaagatttattttttgtgaagaaatgtttagaatgaatccagatggatctgtcaggccgagttgttgacgaaccccaagatgcagagatggtgggcaggcattgtaaaggaaaacatgttttaatgtccaaaatacaaagaaaaaaaacaaaaccaggaaccaggaacggACAAATTGGAAACAGGGAACaagaaccagcaaacaggaactaaaagacagaaAGCAGTCCACGGCATGAGACAACGACAAGtcataatgacaataatccagcacagagtGGAGGACAAAACAAGTCTAAATCACACCtggctgattaacaccaggtgtgttcaggtgccaattagccacagctgaggggacacagcactcagagaaacaagcaggaaataaagactAAATAAAAgagctgacaggaaacaaagacaaatgcagaggaaaaactatccatccatccattttctaccgcttattccctttgggggtcacggggggcgctggcgcctatctcagctacaatcgggcggaaggccgggtacaccctggacaagtcgccaccccatcgcaggaggaaaaactaaaacatagccaaattgtcagggacaagcctgactggatctctattacaatccccaaagaggacactttaagttgatgattacttctaattttataattaaatcatttgtttattttcaacaactttttagttatttttatgtcttttttccccccaaatagttcaagaaagaccactacaaatgagcaatattttgcactgttatacaattgaataaatcagaaactgatgacatagtgctttattttacttctttatctctttttttttctcaaccaaaaaatgctttgctctgattagggggtactagaattaaaaaaatgctcacagggggtacatctatgaaaaaaggttgagaaccactgccctggaCTATACAATACTTGATGTAATGACCACGTCCACCCTCCAGTGGCGGTATTGTGCCGTTGTAATCATTCCTCCACTGCGCTGGGAGAAGAAGTAGACAGCGGCGGCACCCGGAAGCGGATGCATCGCTAAATGCCGGATAATTTACTTTGTTATGGAGGATTTTACGTTAAAATTTTATGTAAAGGTTTGAATAAGTATTTAAAAAAAGGACGATACATTTAGGTAAGTCGCCTCCTTCGTCTTTAGCGAGCTGTTGTGAGCTTAGTCCTACAACGTGCCCTCTAGGGTTTGTTTACATGATAGTTGAGCACATGACAGCACTAATGAATGACTTTATAATTACATTCTTTCTCAGGAAAATACTCTCTAATTTACTTTGACACATTTGTAGAATGGGAACTTTCATCTGCATTTTCTTATTAACAACATTAAGATGCTATAtatcaggagtcaccaacctttttgaaaccaagagctacttcttgggtactgattcatgcgaagggctaccagtttgatacacacttcaataaattgccagaaatagccaatttgctcaatttacctttaatatatatatatatatatattaggggtgggcaaattaatgcgttaattacgcgttaactcatcaatctattaacgccgacaattattttatcgcacatttgcgtatgttgtttacatgcttttattttgttaacgcttttTCTTAGCAAGATGACGACGCCCGGACGTGCTTTGGCTtagaggggctcttggtaaagatggaacatttggcaaaaatatcgGACAAttttgcaaatttcatggctggcttacagcgtggtcactccggtatcacttacgaccgccagacaattctggatgtggatagatcgggccgttttggactgaatgaggcgtgcttgctagaccggctagctagcataggaatactttgccggctacatccagcggcctgtgaagcagcggagtatatgtgttgtctgtctatttatgaataatgcagaccaggagtgttggctgagttcttaacgtttactttcagagcgtgcatatcacaacatacaagatgccgtcatggcgacacaacctataccgggctaccgcgcatgcacgtcactcctgttgcatgctgggtagggtagttcttttattccctggctcataacatcacaatatagtaccatgtatatgatgcgttcagtttatcaaagcaccaagcaaacaatcggaaaattcccatcatatcaattcctagata
The DNA window shown above is from Nerophis ophidion isolate RoL-2023_Sa linkage group LG23, RoL_Noph_v1.0, whole genome shotgun sequence and carries:
- the mif4gdb gene encoding MIF4G domain-containing protein B, which produces MENPSEDYKIQSFDMQTQMLLKTALKDPGSVNLEKVSSIIVDQSLKDQVFSREAGRICYTIVQAEAKQNNGNVFRRSLLNRLQQEFKEREETRARSLQEWICFVTFICNIYDYLKVNNMPMVALVLPVYDCLMRLAQPDALMNEEEVDCLVLQLHRNGEQLEKANSQRMDELFCLLRDGFLLQEGLTSMARLLLLEILEFRAGGWVLSSTAHRYYYSEIAD